In Hermetia illucens chromosome 1, iHerIll2.2.curated.20191125, whole genome shotgun sequence, one genomic interval encodes:
- the LOC119647235 gene encoding general odorant-binding protein 68-like: MKKILLNEPLPIKQRAVAVKNFESLSGVVSNNLAKMMKVLGLLLLSFVVSCLAQEAVDCTKPPPFVNPHHCCKDPPPSEIAQKCSTKLGVPLRTDKAPDMEHQQPDIGAITCFAECVLTESKYLNDGKLDMAAIKGDLQRKFATDPDYISVMEAAFSKCGSVAQRQLAAMQNAMPPGSPKRGCSPLSGLILGCSYKEFFENCPASKWTSNAECNAVQAYMKKCSKV, translated from the exons ATGAAAAAGATATTATTAAACGAACCGCTGCCCAT taaaCAGAGGGCTGTTGCTGTTAAAAATTTCGAAAGTTTATCCGGAGTTGTTTCAAACAATCTAGCTAAAATGATGAAAGTTCTGGGATTATTGCTTTTATCATTTGTTGTG AGTTGTCTAGCTCAAGAAGCCGTGGATTGTACTAAGCCTCCACCATTTGTG AATCCACATCACTGTTGCAAAGATCCACCTCCTTCAGAAATTGCTCAAAAGTGTTCGACCAAGCTGGGCGTGCCTCTTCGGACGGATAAAGCACCGGACATGGAGCACCAGCAGCCAGATATTGGTGCTATTACT TGTTTTGCAGAATGTGTCTTGACTGAATCTAAGTATTTGAATGACGGGAAGCTTGATATGGCGGCTATTAAAGGAGACTTGCAAAGGAAATTTGCAACAGATCCTGATTACATTTCTGTTATGGAAGCTGCTTTCTCCAAGTGTGGATCTGTTG CTCAACGTCAATTAGCTGCCATGCAGAACGCTATGCCCCCAGGCAGCCCAAAGAGAGGATGCAGTCCACTATCAGGTTTGATTCTTGGGTGTTCTTACAAagaattttttgagaattgcccAGCCAGCAAGTGGACTTCTAACGCTGAGTGTAACGCAGTTCAAGCGTATATGAAAAAGTGTTCAAAAGTCTGA